One Dysidea avara chromosome 8, odDysAvar1.4, whole genome shotgun sequence genomic window, gcgtacatgtgatttaacccctcccccctagcgtactcttgcgtaaaggctgaaaataatggatgacccCTAACTGAATTAGccagctaaaatgactcaaaatgcaattttcttagactgctctaacAAGGTAtcaactataaaaggtgctaattgtCCTCCCTTAGCACTAGCTAGTGGTGCAAAATATCCTTGATGAGACTGGCAAtggggcagggatgagaaactaataattaagttattATTGCAGAAAAAGCTTTCtgttaagatactctaatagaacattcactgcaTTCAAAATTACTCAGTCTGTAACACAATTTGGGTATCCATGGCACCACCACTTTGTTACCAAATAAATCGCTTATAAACATGCCTGTGTATGATGCATTCACACTACGCATttcatacaaaaaaaaacaccctGTAAACAATTCATGGATAATTGTTTGTTTTTCTGATGGGAGGGGTGGACATGCTTTCTCTGTATCCAACACCTGTGGCCATAGTATGACTAACATTTAATCTTAGAACcaaatagatgctctgaaatacATTGCGATGGACTGTATAAGATTAAGGTCACAAATAAGCATGGAGGTACCATACGGATGGTGAAGCATAGAGAAAACATACATACCTCTAGAAGAGATGTTGACAGTTGCTCTGTTTCAGGATGATCCAACTGTAGTAGTTTCATACCAGCAGAATAGTAGTATGGTCCCAGCTTGTACAGGTCTACAGCATTAGCATCAGCTTTGACAATCTCTCTATAACTCTCCTTGTATATTTTGGGTAGTTCCACGGATACGATGTGTCTTCTGCGGCCATTTAAAACTGCTGCGAGCCATACTGGCAACTCCATGCTAACACCAACTTCAATATGCTCCTTTTCACTGCCCTTGTTCAGAAATCCAAGACGGTAGACGGGAAGTTCAAATTTACATGGCACCTTGAGGTCACCAGCGATAATATCATCGATGTCGAAGTAGTCATCAGTTGGTCTGGAGCTTGCTGCCCTCCCGAAACTCAGTGAGTTGTCACTAGAGTGAAAGACTGACATATCTCACTACTCGAGCCCGTCACTACTAACCTGAGGGAAAGAATGTACATCTAACGTGTTacagtacaacaacaacaacgtACCAAAGGATACAGTGACAGCGCAGCCAGCTGAGATCTCAGGAACACTTTCAATTTGAATTTGAAGCGCGCGAGTTGAAGTTCAAGACGCAATATTTTGTATTTCCTGTAGGCTGTACAAGAGTACGAAATCCCAATTACCTTGAAATATAATAAAATTACCACTGAGCGGAAATCTTGAGTGCCCGAGAGTGCCAGACCCCCGTATGGGGGAAAAGGACGAATTTTACAAGGAACTACCAGAGGCAGTTAAACAAGATGCAGGCTTGGAGGTAAGACTTCGATTAAAAAGTTTACGCACACACCTTTCGCTAACATACGTGGGCGtgtgttattttattttatttattgcgCACCATAGCCACTTCCGGTAGGAACAACCAACCCCCAACTTATCAGTTCATTTATACATTCGTGTGTTGAGAAGAAGAAAGTTGACGAGGGAGTAGAGAGGCAGCTACAGACTCAA contains:
- the LOC136263875 gene encoding DNA replication complex GINS protein PSF3-like, which codes for MSVFHSSDNSLSFGRAASSRPTDDYFDIDDIIAGDLKVPCKFELPVYRLGFLNKGSEKEHIEVGVSMELPVWLAAVLNGRRRHIVSVELPKIYKESYREIVKADANAVDLYKLGPYYYSAGMKLLQLDHPETEQLSTSLLETFLSRFRRIMDSSMNAYKEEISAAVVKLDETERKLFYAGQKGVEEFEKWQRGRSHKLTTSTTVENQKKRKRLELEYGSAKSRRQ